In Deinococcus irradiatisoli, the genomic stretch GCCCGCTGGATATAGCGTGAGAGTTCGTCACTGTCGCTCATCGCGGTCCTCCTCGGCGTTAGCTCCCCAACGCCTGTATGTACGAACTGAACACCCGGAATTCCTCGCGTTTGCGCTTGAGATTGCCGCGTCCCTCGTCGGTAAGCCAGTAGTACTTGACCGGCGCGCCCCCCCGCGGCGCGGGCCGAAACTCACCGCTGATCCAGCCGGCCTGCTCCAATCGGTGCAGCGCGGGATATAAGCTGCCGACTCTCAAATCAAAGTAGCCGTCTGTCTCCTGCTGTGCCTGCTTACTGATTTCCAGACCGTACATCGGCCCAGATTCGAGGATGGCGAGCAAAATCAGGTCAAGGTGGCCTTTGAGGAGATTTGGTTCCATAGCGACTCCTTTCTGCTTTTATCGATTAGCTTTATTGTTATCCGATATTGCTCGAAGCATTGTAAGGCAGGTATCGATCGGCACTTTCTTCAACTGGCTCGCTGGGGTGTCACACGCCCTTCCAGACTGGTTTCATGACCAGCAAGGCTGTCACCGCCCCCACCAACCCGCAAGGCGGGGCCACCCTCTCTGCGCTCTACAGCACTGGTTGGGGCCTCTTTGGGCCTGCCCCGACCCTCTGGGAAGGCGGGAGCGCCCACGAACCCGGTACCCCGCCGCCGACTCCCCCGCACGGCGGCCAGGGCAGCGGCAACAGCACACCGCCAGCCACGGGCGGCAACGCCGGTGACCAGATCGCCCGCAGCCTGCAAAACCTGATCGACCGCCAGGGCGGCGAGGGCCGGGCCGCGCAGCTCCTGTTCGACGAGAACCGGGAGTACCGCGCTCGCATTCGCACTCTGGAAGGCCAGCTCCCCGCGCAAGGCACTGTGGTGCTGACCCCCGAGCAGGCTCAACAGTGGGCCTCCTACCAGGCCATCGACGCTGATCCGGCCGCCCTGCGCACCCGCCTCGATACCGGCACGGCCGCCGTCGAACGCGAGCAGGGCCGCACCCTGGCCGAAGCCTCCGGCGCCAACCCCGACGTCCTGGCCGAACGCCTGCGCGCCGCCGGTCTCAGGGCCGAAGTGCGCGACATCGCGGCGGAAGGCACCAACCTCGCACGGCGGGAAGTGCATGTGCTCAACGCCGAGGGCGCCGATCAGGGCGAGCTGCGCACCTACGCCCAGCAGCACTGGCAGCCCTTCATGCCTGCGCTCTTCCCGACTCAGTCCCAGACCACGCCGCAAGGCCGCGTGGTCACCGGGCAGAGCGGTGCCGACACCACCCCAGCAGGTGACGCCATGACCACCTACGCCCAGAAAGTCCTGGCCGAGCGCCAGGCCGCTGCCCAACCCACACCACCCTCTGGAGGAACCCCGTGAGCAAACTTCGTTCTTTCGCTCTGCCCGCCTTCGTGGCAGACCGGGCCAGCATGGAAACCTTTGGCACTGGTGTCCAGCTCGACTTCACCAAGTTCACCGACGCCAAATACGGCACGGCGGGCACCCGGCGAATTCCAGCTGGAACCATCATCGAACCTGTGACCACCGTCGGTGCGCCCGCGTACCTGTGCGGCCCGGCCAGCGGCACGGCCGGCAACCTCGCGCTGATCCTCAAGCAGGATGCCGAGGAAGACAGCAAAGCCGACGCCGTCACCGGCTACGGCGCTTATAGCGGCGGCGTGGTGTACCAAACGCTGTTGCCTGACGCCACCGGCAACCCCCGCGTGCTGTCCTCCGCCCTGAAAACCCAGCTCGGGACGTTCTTCCGCCTGATGACCTACGAGGACCGCCGATGAACATGACCTGGGCACAAGTGATTGCGGGCCTGTCTGCGGGCCGCGCCTTGATCGAGATCGCCAACACCTCACCTGCCGCTGCCGAGTACCTGGGTGGCCGCTTCCTGCCCCGCGTCCAGCGCCCCGACTACGACGTGGCAGGCGGTCAAATGGAAATCCGCTCGGTCATGGCCGGACACGTCGGCATGGACAGCGCTTACCCTCAAGGCAGCGCCATTCAGCTGCGTGACTATGGCCACAAGACCGCCAAGCTGGCGCAGGCCATTGAACTCGGCGAAGAGCCCGCCCGCAATCTCCAGAAGCTGCTGCTGCTTGCCCAGGCCGGACAGGCACAGGGCCGCAGCGTGCAGGACTTCATGGGCGAAGCAGGCCTGAACCTCTTCAACAAGGGCGTGGTGCAGTCGCTCGACGACAGCGCCGAGTACCTGACCATGCAGGCCCTGACCCGCGCCAAGATCGACTGGACTTTCAACGGGCGGCGCCTGTTGGTCGACTACGGTTTGCCCACCGCGAACCGGATCAGCCTGACCGGCACGGCTAAGTTCTCCGGCAGTGCTTCCGGCTTCTGGAAGGCCCTCACCGACGCTGAGAAGCTCGTCAAGGGCAGTGTGGGCGTGGTCATGAGCCAGAACACCCTGCAGACGATCCTGGACAACGTCTTCCACCGCATCCAGATCGTCAGCGACGTGTACAGCCCCGAGCGCAACATCCGCACCGTGCAGATCCGCAAGACGCAGGCCCTCGTCAGCGACGGAAGCGGCGGGTACGTGATCGGCAGCACCGGAGACCAGCAGACCAGCGCAACCTTGATCGGCTACGGCCGCGAAGGTCAGATCATCGACCCGAGCACGCCCGGCGAGACCATCGGGGTGCAGATGGTGCCGGACAACGTGATTGCTGTGATCGGCCGCAACAGCTCGAACGAACTGGTGAGTCTCACCGGTACGCCGCTTCCGCAGCAGGCGCTGGGCTATTACCACGTTGCTCCGACGGTGGAAGGCACCTGGCGTGGTGAAGCGTTGGGCCGCTGGGGCCGGCTCTATACCCCAGAGGACAACCCGTACCTGCTGGTCGCTGAGGGCGTCGAGAACGGCTTGCCCGTGATCCGCAACGCGGAGCGTCTGGTGCTTATCGAGAGTGAGGCCTGAGTATGGCTGACCTCGTGAAGATTACGGCCCTGGGGCAGACGTACCGCTCTCAGGGCAAGCGCTACGGGCCGTTCACGGCCACGGCTGAAACGCCCTTTCTGGAAGTCCCAGAAGGGCTGGCGCTGGCGACAGGAGCGCCTATTTTCGACGGCGAGGTGGAGCCGGAGGTGGGCGCGGAGATTCAGGAGCTGCTGGACGCCAATAATTCGCTGGAGACGGCTCTCGACAAGGCAAACGATGAGCTGTCAAAAGTCACCGCCGAGCGCGACGATTTGCAGCGCCGCTTGCAGGAAACCGAGGCGCAGCTTCGCTACATGCACGAAGACGTGCTGCCCGAGGCGAAGCGTCAGCAGGAAGCAGACCGGGCACGTATCGCCGAGCTGGAAGCCGCCGCACTGCCTCCTGTGATTGCTGAGCCTGCCACGACTCCGGAAGCGGGTTCTGAGCCCGACGATGGCGCTGCCAAGCCTGCTGCCTCCAAGAAGGGCAGCAAGGCATGACCTCGCCCCTGTCCGACACCGACGCCCTGCAGCACCTCAAAGATGCGCTGGGCAGCACCTACGCTGCACCCAAAGACGATCCGACGCTCACACGGGCGCTAGGCGTGGACACGGTGACGGTGGACGGGCAGGAGTATCCCCGGCCCTGGGCCACCGCCGCGCGCCTCATTGCCGACAACACCGAGTACGAAGTCGGCGGCGAGCTGGCGGCGCGGATCGACCGTAAGCTGGCCAGCCTGCGGCGCACGCAACACGGCATGGATGTGGCGGCGGGCATCAGCGCTTACGTGCCGACTGAGATCCAAGCCTGGCCCCCGGTGGGCGGCGTGGTGCCAACGGAAGGGACGTACTGATGCTGGACGCCCGGCCTTTCCTGACCCTCACCGACGCCAACGGCGGCACCATCAAGTGCAGCCGGCCCAAGTTGATCCCGCTGACGCTGGGCGTTCGTACTGGTCAGGGCGGTGTCGCTGCGGACACGCCCACCCACACCATCGACGTCTACGTGGCTCTGGGTACGCCGCCCGCTGGCCTGGAAGACAACGCGGTGGTGACAGTGGACGTGGAACCCGGCAAGCTCCAGAGCTTCCGGATTCTACGCAACGGCATCGGCAAGAAGGCCGGGACGTGGAAGCTGTACGTCCGGACGGAAGAAGCCGAGGTGCTGGCGTGACCCGCTCGAGTGCTTCGATCAAGATCCCCTCTTGGGTTCGCAAGCTGGAGGCCATTCCGGCTGAGGCCGCCCAGACTGCGTTGACCGACGCCCGCAGCTTTCTGCAGGCCGAGATGAAGAAGAACCTCAGCAAGGGTGGCCCCAATGGTCTGCGCGTCCGCACTGGCCGCCTGATCCGCTCGGTTCGCACCTACCTCAAGAAGACGCCCCAGGGCGGCGAGCTGAGCCTTGGCATGGCCTTTTACGGCTGGGTGCACGACCGGGGTGTTGTTATCGAGGCCAAGACGCCGCTCGGCCTGCGCTTCCGGATTCCTGGCGTCGGCTGGCGGCGGGCCATACGCGTGGTTCTGCCGGAGCGCCGCTTCGCCCGTGACGCGCTGGACGCCACCCGCAAGGTCTACCCGCAGTATCTGGCGCAGGCCCTCAAGGCGGCGGCCAGATGATCGCGCTGACCTTCATCCAGGCCCTCAAGGCCGAGTTGCAGACCAGCTTCCCCGAGTACACCGTGCAGGCGAGAGAGCCCATCGAGGGCGAACTCAAGGCCAGCAGCAGCGAGCGCCAACTCTGGATCACCACCGAGGGCTTCGACTCCGGCGAGGATGTGGCCGATCAGGGCCAGAGCACCGAAATTCGCGTGCCGGTGTTCGTCAGCATTGTCATTCAGCGGCCGAGGTCCGAGAACGCCACCGAAGTGGCGCTGACGCGGCGGCTGAACGTGGTGCAAGCCTGCCAGCGTGCCGCCCGCGACTTCAACAACCAGGAGTCAGACGCTCTGGTCAACTTTATTCAGGAACAACCCCTCATCATCGAAGGCTTTCTGGTCAGCGTGACGCAACTGGACATTCAGTACGACCTGGGAGCGGAGGAAGAATGAAAAAGTACGCGTATACAGGCGAAGCCACTGGCTTCATCCCCGGCGTGGGCAGCGTCGAACCCGGCACGGTCATTGAGGCGACGGACGCCAGCCACGAAGAAGCGATCAAGGCCAGCGGGCACTTCAAGCTCGACCGGGGCAACCACAAGGAAGCGGACGCCCCTGAAACCAAAGCAGCTTCCACTCCCACCACGGAACCCAAAGCCGAGGACAACGGCAAAGGCGGTAAGAAGTGAGCACTCCACGCATGGGCAAGTACGGCGCCATCGCCATCGCGCTGCAAACGGCGGTCGGCACCGCCGCCGACGCGCCCACCAACACCCTGCGCACCACTGCTTTCGGCAACCCCATGCCGGAATACACCTACACCAACGACGAAATCGCCGACGGCACCATCTTCGAGTCCGGCGAGCAGCTGCAGGGCGTGGCCGCTTCGCAGCGCCAGATCACGGCTCAGGCCACCCTGGCTGACCTGCCGGTGCTGCTCACCGCCATGCTTGGCACGCCCGGCACCGCGTCCGGCAGCCCGCTTCAGGCCACCCTGACGCCCAGGCTGAACGACTACGCCGCCCTGGCCCCGGGTCAGCCGCTGACCGTCTGGCAGCCGCACCCGGTGCGCAACTCGCTGTTCACCGACGTGCAGATCAGCTCCATCGTCATCACCATCAGCAGCCGGGCCACCGCGACGGTGCAGGTGACCTTCAACACCACGCGGGTCAGCATGCTCGGCAGCGTGCCGGTGCTGCCGGCCATCGCCACCGCCGAACTGGCGAAGTTCATGAACTTCTTCGTCAAGTACGCCACCAACCCCGTGCTGCCCACCGAGGCCACCATCACCATCACCCAGCCGATGGAAGCCGAGGACGCCGCCCAGGGCCTGGACAGCGCCAATAACCTCTACGCGGTGGGCTGGAGCCGCAGCGGGCCGCTCTCGGCGATGGTCAATATCCGCCTCGGGGCGGCCACCATCCCGGACACCATGCGCGCCGCTTACGAAGCCGGCAGCGACGCGGTGCTGGAAGCGGGCTTCAAGGTCGGCACCAAGGAGCTCAGCGTCAAGTTCCCGCACTCGCGGGTCAGCACCTTCGTGCCCGACGGCGGTCTGGGCCGGATCGTGGTGCCGATCGACATCAAGGCCACCTACAACGCCGGTGCGCCCAGCTTCGAGTGGAAACTGCCGGGCTGAACCCACCCTAACCATCTCGCACCCGGTTTTGCCGCCGGGCACGTTTTTTGCTGGGGTGTCAGCACTGCCTTGAGACTGCCAGTATGACGAACCCGCACCCCGCGACCCTGCTCAAGGGCTTCACCAAGACCGTCACGCTCAGCACCGGCGTCGAGGTGATCATCAAGAAGCTCAACATCGAGGCCTACACCATGGACGCTGCCCG encodes the following:
- a CDS encoding PadR family transcriptional regulator; this encodes MEPNLLKGHLDLILLAILESGPMYGLEISKQAQQETDGYFDLRVGSLYPALHRLEQAGWISGEFRPAPRGGAPVKYYWLTDEGRGNLKRKREEFRVFSSYIQALGS